The Poecilia reticulata strain Guanapo linkage group LG13, Guppy_female_1.0+MT, whole genome shotgun sequence genome has a segment encoding these proteins:
- the ap1s3a gene encoding AP-1 complex subunit sigma-3a isoform X1: MAKSLQSCFFNQVIDRVQQQVEESQFYFTLAPRENSVKELRFLLLFSRQGKLRLQKWFVPTSDRERKKVIRDMIMLVLPRQPRTCNFLRWKDLKIVYKRYASLYFCAGLEEQDNELLALEVLHRYVELLDKYFGNVCELDIIFNFEKAYFILDEFLMGGEVLETSKFAVNVSMEQADTLQETMEEYMSKPAY, translated from the exons ATG GCCAAAAGCCTGCAATCTTGTTTTTTCAATCAAGTAATTGACAgagtgcagcaacaggtggaggAAAGTCAGTTCTATTTTACTCTGGCACCCAGAGAAAACTCTG TTAAAGAA TTGCGTTTCCTGTTGCTGTTCAGTCGCCAGGGAAAACTCCGACTGCAGAAATGGTTCGTGCCGACATCAGACCGGGAGAGGAAGAAGGTGATCCGTGACATGATAATGTTGGTGCTGCCCCGTCAGCCTCGGACCTGCAACTTCCTCCGATGGAAGGACCTAAAGATTGTTTACAAAAG ATATGCCAGCCTGTATTTCTGTGCTGGTCTGGAGGAGCAGGATAATGAACTTCTTGCTTTGGAGGTGCTGCACCGATATGTTGAGCTGCTGGATAAATACTTTGGTAAT GTGTGTGAGTTGGACATCATCTTCAACTTTGAGAAGGCCTACTTCATCCTGGATGAATTCCTGATGGGAGGAGAGGTTTTAGAAACCTCCAAATTTGCAGTGAATGTGTCTATGGAGCAGGCTGACACGCTACAAGAG ACAATGGAGGAATATATGAGCAAACCTGCCTACTGA
- the ap1s3a gene encoding AP-1 complex subunit sigma-3a isoform X2: MLRFLLLFSRQGKLRLQKWFVPTSDRERKKVIRDMIMLVLPRQPRTCNFLRWKDLKIVYKRYASLYFCAGLEEQDNELLALEVLHRYVELLDKYFGNVCELDIIFNFEKAYFILDEFLMGGEVLETSKFAVNVSMEQADTLQETMEEYMSKPAY, translated from the exons ATG TTGCGTTTCCTGTTGCTGTTCAGTCGCCAGGGAAAACTCCGACTGCAGAAATGGTTCGTGCCGACATCAGACCGGGAGAGGAAGAAGGTGATCCGTGACATGATAATGTTGGTGCTGCCCCGTCAGCCTCGGACCTGCAACTTCCTCCGATGGAAGGACCTAAAGATTGTTTACAAAAG ATATGCCAGCCTGTATTTCTGTGCTGGTCTGGAGGAGCAGGATAATGAACTTCTTGCTTTGGAGGTGCTGCACCGATATGTTGAGCTGCTGGATAAATACTTTGGTAAT GTGTGTGAGTTGGACATCATCTTCAACTTTGAGAAGGCCTACTTCATCCTGGATGAATTCCTGATGGGAGGAGAGGTTTTAGAAACCTCCAAATTTGCAGTGAATGTGTCTATGGAGCAGGCTGACACGCTACAAGAG ACAATGGAGGAATATATGAGCAAACCTGCCTACTGA